The segment TTTTGATCTTTATTTAATTCTCTCATTTGTACTTTTATGTTTGCTGCAAAGGTGTGACAATCATCTTCAATGTCTGTTTGTGGTACGGGAATAGACTGAGCAAATATTCTAGACGGTTGGTGTTCAGATCTTATGTCGGTGATCTTCATTCGTTTTTTCAAAGGTGGCGTATATTTTTCCTCCTCACTTTCCTCTGATAAAGTTGCTTCGTCTAGCCGTACCTGAAAATAAGATTTAAAAGACTTATTATTTCGTCATACATTATAGTcaaactttaaatatttattgcgatCATGAGTAGATACATAGGATGTTACAAAATGTAAAGGTACACAATGTTTTACATGATATCCATAGGCATAGTAAcaaaaagttattaattaaattcgataaaaatattgtagcaaCAGTGTTTCTAAAATTGCATGCATACGAGTCGAATTCACTTTttaaatagattattatttaaaacgcGACATAAGTACTAGGCGCGCATAAACACACAAAAGGTCTGAGCTAACGTAAACACTGGCTTGTGTCGCAAGCCTTGTTTACTCTGAGATAGCGACTGTCGGACAGTCGCACTGTCACTTGCTCATAGCATTGTCGAGCTCTCGACCAGCTGTTGTTGTGAATACAGGAACTATGACAATCCTGCCTGCATACTcacttttctatttatatttatttagaaacgtAGGTTTAGACATGAGTCTAGTTTCTTTTCACTtcgtatttaaattaatatgtcaTAATATTCAGGTCTGCTGGTAGAAAATTCTTTAGAAATGAACAGTACCTTTGTATTAGGTACTTATGCCATTTCTTACACAGAAATCACAGTGTGTagataaattatgaaataaatacctaatatgaGTATTGAACACTAAGATGTTccacaaaatgtttatttaaacttacCTCAACCATTCTGCATTCATCTTCATTGTTGCAGGACGCTCTAGAAATAATCAAATTCCTGTGTTCCTCAGTGTTATTGCCAAGAAATTCTTCTAACTCTCTATAATACCATAACGTAGGAGAATATATTTCATTATCAAGAGCACCGGAATGCATGCTCAAAATGACTTTTTTCTCTTCTCTCCGGAACGCGGTGCGAAAACTGTCAATCTTTTTCTTCACGGTGTCCAAAGTCGCTGTTGGGTCGACTTCATTGACTTTAGCTAGTAGGACTGCATACGCTTCTCTTTTCACGTCTTTGCGTAGATACGAGGGATCTTTCACGTCCCAAAGGCACGGATAACTTCTGTACATCTGTAGGAATTCATGCCAAAACTCGCGTCCAACTCCTCCGGTTAGATGAGACATGATACGCGCGCGTAAATCGGGCGTCCGAGGCCAACTACGCTGTGTCGGCGGTCGGAGAGACAAGATGGCCAACTTCGGGGCCCCGAGGGTGGGTGCGAGGAGCGCGGGGAGGTTAGGCGTCGGATCAATTCGGGTCGACATCGGTTGCGTGGGCTGGACGGCGCGGTCGGCCGCGACTTGTCAGACAGGGAGAGCGTATCGGATGGTCGGTTCGCACAACACTCTTGTATCGCGTGTCGATGGTTTGTATGACGTATTCTACTACCTACTACCTAAAAAGTCGGTCAGCTGAAAGAAACGAAGAAGAACTctgaacttatttttattagataGACCACAGTTCTGATTCACAAGTACAGgtgttatttgttgttattgtgAATAAGTAACACAAAGTTAACACACTATTGCAGATTTCAGTCACTTACCTAAAATCATGAAGCCAACATCTAGAATTTCGTTATCTTTAGGATTAAAATCCGCGCCAACGCGATAACGAAAACTAGGGCAAAGTAAATGCACTTGATATTGCAATATACGCCATATTCTAAACTAGGTCTTCCTtgcggtttcaccagcgtcccggTGAaatttcttcccgtacccggaaaAAACATAGCCCATAttcagcgcagatagtgtagcttcctaactgTGTAAGAATTATTGACTGAATTTTCACTACTAGTCTactgctttttagggttccgtacccaaagggtaaaacgggaccctatttttttcgctcctctgtgggtccgtccgtctgtcaccaggctgtatctcataaaccgtgataATTAGTTTGAGTTGAAATTTTgacagatgatgatgtataTTTTGGGGGGCAATCAcgtaaaaaaatcacgtttgctgTATGGGATAcagcaaacgtgatttttttgctctttttttgctcatttttgctctggtatgGAACCCTTCATACGGGAGTCCGAACtcaaagattttttataaaacttttgacCTCAAATTAAAAGAGATAAATTAATAGCCATTTCCATAATTCGCAAGTCATCAATCATTGCTTTTAAGTAAGTAGGTGCCTaccaattatattaaaaactaattataattttaaaaagtgaaagaaaaacaaatcaatCTTGGAGATGTCTGTCTTTTCAGATTTCTTTCAAACACGTCcgttataattttaatggtgCTTAATGTTTCGCAATATGTATTGTTTAAAAGCCAGTTTAGAGAATTGAAAGCCATTGAACTGATTGGAAAGTATCCAACCTAAATGAAccatttattagaaaatattaatgtaagtaaataaaatagatggaGGTTTACGGAAGGAAGTAGAAcagttttttaatgtaaatctGCCGCATTTTTTCAGCAATTTCTGCCATCCTCGCGTAGCTAATGACATAAGGGAAGCCAGTAGGCGTTATCACTTTCTAGAACTAATGAGACGTATGTAATCCTTGTCTATTCAAaacaaatctgtcaaagattggtcttgattaattagtgattttatttcgaaaatagtTGGCGGGCTCCATATAAGGCATGTAGGTGCATAAGGCATGGTAACGCTAATTTGCGTTACGCTAATAAGAGACTTTGCGTTATAAGATCTTTGCTAGAAATTTTGCTATCCCCTTCTTTAATAAATAGGGATTAAAGTTACTGTTACACCAAGGAAAAAGAAAGGAATAaccttacttttaattttataagtttAAACTTGAATAACCGTAACTCCGTGATAAATTAATAGGAGGGTTTATGTTTGGCATAAGACAGTATGTAATTAAAGTGACTATATTCAAATTACTCAATTCACAGTGGCTTTAAATTAGCGGCTATTAACGACACCAtacaacatatattttaatGAGCTACAATTTATGTGCTAAAAACATGCGACACCAATTTTGATACTAACATGAATTTAGTTTATAATTTCAAGATAAACTATCGGAAAATTATCTTAATCGATTAAATATTTAAGCGTAAAAGGTGTAACTTTAGCACTAATTTAACttattaagtatgtatgtatagtatgtttatttataatatatattagtattttattttattttacactaaatatcataatataacctttgcacctaccactgctatttctccaccacccaaaggtagactggtagaaaacgcctaaggcgttaagtccgcccttgtacaaaatgtgcagaagcattaaataaataaaataaataaataaataatttgtcacCACTTTACCGACTAGtttggtttattttaattaagttagtGGATTAGGCCATTACAaaccataattttatttaccttagtttttaattttatgtcatgtaagtaTGTGATTGATGGTTTAGAAGTTGAGATTGATCATGAAATAACTACTAAAATTGCTTAATTTTCTACTTATTACAAGAATAACACCGCATATTGTACTTAAAAAGAGTAAAACCTATGCAGcttgcaattattattttcctacAGGTCTTTGTATCTAGGAAAATCCGATCGATCTTTCTAGCAACATAGAGCATTTTCTCTAGCTTCCTGAAGCTGTTGACGTGACGACGATTGCctgtcaaataaataacatattacttGTGAAACGTAATCACAAGCTGTCTATATCGATATTGTCAATGGTAATCTAGGAAAAAATCTACAGTAAGTACTGTTAAATGGAACGAACTTTTTGGAGAAAAACCCCCATCGCAAAAAGCTGTCGAAATAATTAGGTATTCAAGTTGGGGTGCCGAAGTTTTgactttttaaatgaaaactgttttttattttgttttttttttttatgaaactggGACAATAAGTGAGATTTCTCTAACATTGaccaacaataataatttcagtGGCATACATGCagattattaaaacaaataactacTGTGGTTTAATTATAAACATTGTTAAAAGCATGCTTAATACACTTCAGTTATTTTACGACTTCAGTACACTTGCACGGTATTAGAAAATATACTATTTTAATTGCATAGCTTAGACATGTAATTAAGAACAGCGCGAACGATCGTGCATGTAGGTGCATATTTATTTCTACAGACGCGTTTAAAAATACAGTGTGACCACTATAAACAAAGTGATAAACCGACATCGTTATTCAGCCTCACATACAATTAGTTGTCTGTCTACTCTTCGATAAACGGAGTGATAGCAATTAAGACAAAGCCATAGCAATTACGAGACAATGCTATAAACACACGTAATCGGACCCTCATCAGCCACTTGCGTCATATTGTCATTGAACTTGAGTGAAAGTTACATTATTTCATTACAGTCATCCGTTATGGTCTGTTCATTACGTTTTTTTCAAACGAAAGTGGTTTACCGAAATTGGTGAAACACATCTCCGCCATAGAAATGATTAAAACGAATATGGAATTGGTTACGtcagctgtcattgaacttgaatttggaatgcgttcaaaattaaaatgtcgtCATATCACGACGGATGACATTCCAAATGCGTTCGGGACCAATCGAAGATAATGAAATATGGCCTCTCAATTTAAATTCGGTGATCAATTATTTCGATTTTGAATgtgcattt is part of the Helicoverpa zea isolate HzStark_Cry1AcR chromosome 26, ilHelZeax1.1, whole genome shotgun sequence genome and harbors:
- the LOC124642967 gene encoding uncharacterized protein LOC124642967, with translation MSTRIDPTPNLPALLAPTLGAPKLAILSLRPPTQRSWPRTPDLRARIMSHLTGGVGREFWHEFLQMYRSYPCLWDVKDPSYLRKDVKREAYAVLLAKVNEVDPTATLDTVKKKIDSFRTAFRREEKKVILSMHSGALDNEIYSPTLWYYRELEEFLGNNTEEHRNLIISRASCNNEDECRMVEVRLDEATLSEESEEEKYTPPLKKRMKITDIRSEHQPSRIFAQSIPVPQTDIEDDCHTFAANIKVQMRELNKDQKFIAQKLISDVIFLARTNRLNFNSCVNSNLPYRVHVPTKSDHLVSTPDLVQNECESSDCSSSKIKPSPEK